Proteins encoded in a region of the Pseudomonas putida genome:
- a CDS encoding extracellular solute-binding protein, protein MHGWTHSRVNPLLQVLCCLFLLCFAFNTQAAPSHALTVYGEAPRYNASFQHFDYVNPNAPKGGILRRSAIEIGQFDHILPYIDKGIGVSEVDGLLYAPLAVRSFDEPYTVYGLIARRMERGPDDVWLRFEIDPRATFADGKPVRADDVRFTFELLMSKGSLKYRTQFADVTGVTVESPRSVRFDFKPKHGRTLALDLASLPVLPEHDWQQRDFANGAGFDKPVGSGPYRIGRIDNGRSITFERDPNWWARELPASRGRYNFDKWRIEYFGDTEVARQVLKGGGYDYNREFSATAYTLGYNGVQLDDGRLQRAHLGPAKPQVAQGFVFNLDQPQFKDRRVRQALGMLWDYEWSNRQMMRNMYIRQQSVFSNTPLAARKLPDASELKLLEPLRGKVPDEVFTTVFTAPVTDGSGIIRQQQLQALALLEQAGWHPEGDRLVNSQGTPLAFTFLNGQSGMERLLLPWKRNLAQIGVTLNIRNVDSAQYVNRLMARDYDMIVTGYPVTLSPGAELYNYFGSTAAHDPGSNNLMVLQDPAVDRLIDGLVRAETQADMLHHAHALDRVLQWNYYWIPNYYPPGSSTAWWNRFGLPKVQAAYDEGLDTWWEASPTALTNEQMAERRKASP, encoded by the coding sequence TTGCATGGATGGACGCATTCGCGGGTAAACCCGCTCCTACAGGTTCTGTGTTGCCTGTTCCTGCTTTGTTTCGCATTCAACACGCAGGCCGCCCCCTCCCACGCCCTCACCGTCTACGGTGAAGCCCCCCGCTACAACGCCAGCTTCCAGCATTTCGACTATGTAAACCCCAACGCCCCCAAAGGTGGCATCCTGCGCCGCTCGGCCATCGAGATTGGTCAGTTCGACCACATCCTCCCCTACATCGACAAGGGTATCGGCGTCAGCGAAGTCGATGGCTTGCTCTACGCGCCTCTGGCCGTGCGCTCGTTCGATGAACCCTACACCGTGTATGGCCTGATTGCCCGACGCATGGAGCGCGGGCCCGATGACGTCTGGCTGCGTTTCGAAATAGACCCGCGCGCCACCTTCGCCGATGGCAAGCCGGTGCGTGCCGACGATGTACGTTTCACCTTCGAACTCTTGATGAGCAAGGGCAGCCTCAAGTACCGCACCCAGTTCGCCGACGTCACCGGCGTTACCGTGGAAAGCCCGCGCAGCGTGCGTTTCGACTTCAAACCCAAGCACGGCCGCACCCTGGCGCTGGACCTCGCCAGCCTGCCGGTGCTGCCCGAGCACGACTGGCAACAGCGCGACTTCGCCAACGGTGCCGGCTTCGACAAACCGGTCGGCAGCGGGCCGTACCGCATCGGGCGCATCGACAATGGCCGCAGCATCACCTTCGAGCGCGACCCGAACTGGTGGGCGCGTGAGCTGCCCGCCAGCCGAGGCCGCTACAATTTCGACAAGTGGCGCATCGAGTACTTCGGCGACACCGAAGTGGCGCGCCAAGTGCTCAAAGGCGGTGGCTACGACTACAACCGCGAGTTCTCCGCCACCGCCTACACCTTGGGCTACAACGGCGTGCAACTGGACGACGGCCGTCTGCAACGCGCTCACCTGGGCCCGGCCAAGCCGCAGGTGGCCCAAGGCTTCGTGTTCAACCTCGACCAGCCGCAGTTCAAGGACCGCCGTGTGCGTCAGGCGCTGGGCATGTTGTGGGACTATGAGTGGAGCAACCGGCAGATGATGCGCAATATGTACATCCGCCAACAGAGTGTGTTCTCCAACACCCCGTTGGCTGCCCGCAAGCTGCCCGATGCCAGCGAGCTGAAGCTGCTTGAGCCACTGCGCGGCAAGGTGCCGGACGAAGTCTTCACCACCGTGTTCACCGCCCCGGTTACCGATGGTTCGGGCATCATCCGCCAGCAGCAGTTGCAGGCCCTTGCCCTGCTCGAACAAGCCGGCTGGCACCCTGAAGGCGACCGCCTGGTGAACAGCCAGGGCACACCGCTGGCGTTTACCTTCCTCAACGGCCAGTCGGGCATGGAGCGCCTGCTGTTGCCGTGGAAGCGCAACCTGGCCCAGATCGGCGTCACCCTGAACATCCGCAACGTCGATTCGGCCCAGTACGTCAACCGGCTGATGGCGCGCGACTACGACATGATCGTCACCGGCTACCCGGTCACCCTGTCGCCGGGTGCCGAGCTGTACAACTACTTCGGCTCGACGGCCGCGCACGACCCTGGCTCGAACAACCTGATGGTGTTGCAGGACCCCGCCGTGGACCGCCTGATCGACGGCCTGGTGCGGGCCGAAACTCAGGCCGACATGCTGCATCATGCCCATGCGCTGGACCGGGTACTGCAATGGAACTACTACTGGATCCCCAACTACTACCCACCGGGCAGCTCCACCGCCTGGTGGAACCGCTTCGGCCTGCCCAAGGTACAGGCCGCCTATGACGAAGGCCTGGACACCTGGTGGGAGGCAAGCCCCACCGCGCTGACCAATGAGCAAATGGCCGAACGCCGGAAGGCCTCGCCATGA